AGCTGTAGCTGTAACTGTGGCTTAAGCCATGGGGTTTCTTTTGAGGTAAGCTTTTAATAGAGTGTTCTTTGTGATCTGTTGAACCCATGACATGTCTTTTAACATGTGGATGTCTTGTCTAGATGGCTGCTGTTTCCCTTGCTAGCTGTGGGATGCAATGGTAAGTTCAGTTTATTTCTGAAACAACTTGATGGTCACATTCTTGTACTAAACGTGTCTTCCTCTCCAGCTTTCAGTTTGGCATCTACTAACTGGAATGGAGAAAGTGATGGTGCAGTTGCCAGCTATCCATCTGATTTAAGTAGCCTTAATCCTGGAGAAAGCCCTTCATTGAGCTTCTGGGCCCCTGGCAGTCCTGATTCAACCTCAAACACAAACAAGGTAAGAATGCACAACACTACTTAAGATACCAATGTGGTTCTTATCCAAGACTGTAATATTCAATTGCTTTTGATCTTACAGCTACCATCTGATCAGCTGGCAGGACTTCAAGGACCCAGCCCCAAAGACCCACTTCCACATGATGATGAAAATCTTGAGCAGCTGGTCTTTGTACCCACAGATGTGCCCCAGGGGCCAGCCTTTGAGCCTGAGGAAGAGCCCCAGGAACCAAAGCACCATAACATGTCACCTGAGCAGCAGCCTCGTATGTTTCAGCAGCCAGTGTTTGTGCCCCAGCAGCCTCAAAAACCCAGCTTCCAGCCACAACAAACCCAGCAGCTTAGTTTGCCACCCAAACAGGCTCCCCAGATGCCACAGCAGCCAGTGTTTGTGCCCCAGCAGCCTCAAAAACCCAGCTTCCAGCCACAACAAACCCAGCAGCTTAGTTTGCCACCCAAGCAGGCTCCCCAGATGCCACAGCAGCCAGTGTTTGTGCCCCAGCAGCCTCAGAAACCCAGCTACCAGCCACAACAAACCCAGCAGCTAAGCTTGCCACCCAAGCAGGCTCCCCAGATGCCGCAGCAGCCAGTGTTTGTGCCACAGCAGCCAGTGTTTGTGCCACAGCAGCCTCAGAAACCCAGCTTCCAGCCACAACAAACCCAGCAGCTAAGCTTGCCACCCAAGCAGGCTCCCCAGATGCCACAGCAGCCAGTGTTTGTGCCACAGCAGCCTCAAAAACTGAGCTTACCACCCAAGCAGGCTCCCCAGATGCCGCAGCAGCCAGTGTTTGTGCCCCAGCAGCCTCAGAAACCCAGCTTCCAGCCACAACAAACCCAGCAGCTGAGCTTGCCACCCAAGCAGGCTCCCCAGATGCCACAGCAGCCAGTGTTTGTGCCACAGCAGCCTCAAAAACCCAGCTTTCAGCCACAACAAACCCAGCAGCTAAGCTTGCCACCCAAGCAGGCTCCACAGCAGCCAGTGTTTGTGCCCCAGCAGCCTCAAAAACCCAGCTTCCAGCCACAACAAACCCAGCAGCTTAATTTGCCACCCAAGCAGGCTCCCCAGATGCCGCAGCAGCCAGTGTTTGTGCCCCAGCAGCCTCAAAAACCCAGCTTCCAGCCACAACAAACCCAGCAGCTAAGCTTGCCACCCAAGCAGGCTCCACAGCAGCCAGTGTTTGTGCCCCAGCAGCCTCAAAAACCCAGCTTCCAGCCACAACAAACCCAGCAGCTAAGCTTACCACCCAAGCAGGCTCCCCAGATGCCGCAGCAGCCAGTGTTTGTGCCCCAGCAGCCTCAAAAACCCAGCTTCCAGCCACAACAAACCCAGCAGCTAAGCTTGCCACCCAAGCAGGCTCCACAGATGCCGCAGCAGCCAGTGTTTGTGCCACAGCAGCCTCAGAAACCCAGCTTCCAGCCACAACAAACCCAGCAGCTAAGCTTGCCACCCAAGCAGGCTCCCCAGATGCCGCAGCAGCCAGTGTTTGTGCCCCAGCAGCCTCAGAAACCCAGCTTCCAGCCACAACAAACCCAGCAGCTAAGCTTGCCACCCAAGCAGGCTCCACAGCAGCCAGTGTTTGTGCCACAGCAGCCGCAAAAACCCAGCTTTCAGCCACAACAAACCCAGCAGCTAATC
Above is a genomic segment from Cheilinus undulatus linkage group 19, ASM1832078v1, whole genome shotgun sequence containing:
- the LOC121527100 gene encoding adhesive plaque matrix protein-like isoform X12; translated protein: MGFLLRWLLFPLLAVGCNAFSLASTNWNGESDGAVASYPSDLSSLNPGESPSLSFWAPGSPDSTSNTNKLPSDQLAGLQGPSPKDPLPHDDENLEQLVFVPTDVPQGPAFEPEEEPQEPKHHNMSPEQQPRMFQQPVFVPQQPQKPSFQPQQTQQLSLPPKQAPQMPQQPVFVPQQPQKPSFQPQQTQQLSLPPKQAPQMPQQPVFVPQQPQKPSYQPQQTQQLSLPPKQAPQMPQQPVFVPQQPQKPSFQPQQTQQLSLPPKQAPQQPVFVPQQPQKPSFQPQQTQQLNLPPKQAPQMPQQPVFVPQQPQKPSFQPQQTQQLSLPPKQAPQQPVFVPQQPQKPSFQPQQTQQLSLPPKQAPQMPQQPVFVPQQPQKPSFQPQQTQQLSLPPKQAPQMPQQPVFVPQQPQKPSFQPQQTQQLSLPPKQAPQMPQQPVFVPQQPQKPSFQPQQTQQLSLPPKQAPQQPVFVPQQPQKPSFQPQQTQQLILPPKQAPQQPVFVPQQPQKPSFQPQQNQQLSLPPKQAPQMPQQPVFVPQQPQKPSFQPQQTQQLSLPPKQAPQMPQQPVFVPKQPQKPSFQPQQTQQLSLPPKQAPQQPVFVPQQPQKPSFQPQQTQQLSLPPKQAPQMPQQPVFVPQQPQKPSFQPQQTQQLSLPPKQAPQQPVFVPQQPQKPSFQPQQTQQLSLPPKQAPQMPQQPVFVPQQPQKPSFQPQQTQQLSLPPKQAPQMPQQPVFVPQQPQQTQQLSLPPKQAPQMPQQPVFVPQQPQKPSFQQLSLPPKQAPQMPQQPVFVPQVQQMPQKPSFQQLRIPQQAPQRPVFVPQQSPQRPVLFPQQRLQMPQKRLQMPSFQAKKAPQQQIFMPKLFPKKFQVPQKPRRNYQTFAKRNLA